Proteins from one Planctomycetota bacterium genomic window:
- a CDS encoding cupin domain-containing protein, producing the protein MGFFREAELNKREIIKGVNLRVASCEKTMITLFDFEPNATMPPHRHPHEQITYIIKGELEFTLEGKTKVLKEGDGVVILANQEHGAKVLGKPAKVIDAWYPQREDYKTVK; encoded by the coding sequence ATGGGGTTTTTCAGGGAAGCTGAATTGAATAAGCGCGAGATTATCAAGGGAGTTAATCTAAGAGTTGCCTCATGTGAAAAGACCATGATAACGCTCTTCGACTTCGAGCCGAATGCCACAATGCCCCCACACCGCCATCCGCACGAGCAGATAACCTACATCATCAAAGGCGAGCTCGAATTCACCCTTGAAGGCAAAACCAAGGTGCTTAAGGAAGGCGACGGGGTGGTAATACTCGCGAATCAGGAACACGGCGCCAAGGTGTTAGGCAAACCCGCTAAAGTGATTGATGCCTGGTATCCGCAGAGGGAAGATTACAAAACGGTTAAATAG
- a CDS encoding ABC transporter permease, whose product MKSQGPDAPQKGSDKPLAFQKRGFIAGVSEFVTKTLVIVNIEIHKLRRDPSELLMRAVQPILWLVIFGSVFTKVRAIPTGDLKYLDFLAPGILAQSVLFVAIFYGISIILDRDLGVIHKFMVSPTPRTALVLGKALSAGVRGLCQTVIIYIVALIAGVSLDFHPLKIAGVLLVVLFGAVIFSTFSLIIACLVKTRERFMGIGQLMTMPLFFASNAIYPISIMPSWLQVVSSFNPLTYQVDALRALMLDNGASIYGIGQDIGVLSLVTIFVVFIAGKLYRRIIT is encoded by the coding sequence GTGAAATCTCAAGGACCAGACGCACCGCAAAAAGGCTCGGATAAACCGCTGGCTTTCCAAAAGAGAGGGTTTATCGCCGGAGTCTCCGAGTTCGTCACCAAGACGCTCGTTATTGTCAATATCGAGATTCACAAGCTGCGCCGCGACCCGAGCGAGCTCCTGATGCGCGCGGTCCAGCCGATACTCTGGCTCGTCATCTTCGGGAGCGTCTTTACCAAGGTGCGTGCCATCCCGACCGGCGACCTGAAATACCTCGATTTCCTCGCGCCCGGCATACTCGCCCAGAGCGTCTTATTTGTGGCAATCTTTTACGGAATTTCCATCATCCTCGACCGCGATTTGGGCGTCATCCATAAATTCATGGTCTCGCCCACCCCCAGAACCGCTTTGGTCCTAGGCAAGGCGTTATCAGCCGGGGTGCGCGGCTTGTGCCAGACAGTGATTATTTATATCGTCGCGTTAATCGCCGGCGTGTCGCTGGATTTCCATCCCTTGAAAATAGCCGGGGTGCTTCTAGTCGTGCTTTTCGGGGCGGTCATATTTTCCACCTTCTCGCTTATCATTGCCTGCCTGGTCAAGACGCGCGAGCGTTTTATGGGCATCGGGCAATTGATGACTATGCCGCTCTTCTTTGCCAGTAACGCCATTTACCCGATATCGATAATGCCCTCGTGGCTCCAAGTGGTTTCGAGCTTCAACCCCCTGACCTATCAGGTCGATGCCTTAAGGGCGTTGATGCTCGATAACGGGGCAAGCATATACGGAATCGGGCAGGATATCGGGGTATTATCTTTAGTAACTATTTTCGTTGTCTTTATCGCCGGGAAATTATATCGAAGAATCATAACTTAA
- a CDS encoding radical SAM protein, producing the protein MIKQAFNRFLDYNWANIWNTIYRIKGKAGLLPQPEEVQWLTTGRCNLSCAHCGTNAGHKSEDELTTREIKQAIDELALMGTKLLELTGGEPLLREDLWEVLHYAKEQGIKYSLVTNGAYVPRYEKELKALPPAAVKVSVDGIPKTHNGLRGADNFDACMQALKFFEGLNIGTRVLCTTLNQRNFQELEELFLHVRASSANYWEFHLCVREGRAKTNQDWMYLDKNQIKQLFRFILANKNVFNIFMGESCGYIGSYTRRLYDHRFFCGCGWRTFTIMPNGNIAGCPAFETQWTEGNLRQKSLRWLWQNRFERFRQQTDLTDDCRKCDYLPACGGGCWMMRRTGDHCYKEIWENGL; encoded by the coding sequence ATGATAAAGCAGGCTTTTAACCGTTTTCTGGACTATAACTGGGCGAATATCTGGAATACCATTTACCGGATAAAAGGGAAAGCAGGGCTGCTGCCCCAGCCGGAAGAGGTCCAATGGCTGACAACCGGCCGGTGCAACCTTTCCTGCGCCCATTGCGGAACGAATGCCGGGCATAAAAGCGAGGATGAACTGACCACTCGGGAAATCAAGCAGGCAATCGACGAACTGGCTTTGATGGGCACGAAGCTTTTGGAGCTTACCGGGGGCGAGCCTTTGCTAAGAGAAGATTTGTGGGAAGTGCTCCATTACGCCAAAGAGCAGGGCATTAAATATTCGTTGGTAACCAACGGCGCTTATGTCCCGCGATACGAGAAAGAGTTGAAGGCGTTGCCGCCGGCGGCGGTTAAGGTCAGCGTGGACGGCATTCCGAAAACACACAACGGATTGCGCGGGGCGGATAATTTTGATGCCTGTATGCAGGCATTAAAGTTTTTTGAAGGATTAAATATCGGCACGCGGGTTTTATGCACTACGCTTAACCAAAGGAATTTTCAGGAGTTAGAGGAGCTTTTCCTGCATGTGCGCGCTTCAAGCGCCAATTACTGGGAATTTCATTTATGCGTGCGCGAAGGACGGGCGAAAACGAACCAGGATTGGATGTATCTGGATAAAAACCAGATTAAGCAGCTTTTCCGCTTTATACTGGCGAATAAGAACGTCTTCAATATTTTTATGGGTGAAAGCTGCGGTTATATCGGTTCCTATACCAGGCGCCTTTATGACCATAGATTTTTCTGCGGCTGCGGCTGGAGGACATTTACCATTATGCCGAACGGCAACATCGCCGGCTGCCCGGCGTTTGAAACGCAATGGACAGAAGGGAACCTGCGGCAGAAGTCTTTGCGCTGGCTCTGGCAAAACCGGTTTGAGCGGTTTCGCCAGCAAACCGATTTGACGGATGACTGCCGTAAATGCGATTATCTGCCGGCCTGCGGCGGCGGATGCTGGATGATGCGGCGGACCGGCGACCATTGTTATAAGGAAATCTGGGAAAACGGCCTCTAA
- a CDS encoding HEAT repeat domain-containing protein yields MEKALNIALFLMACVAGTFLFVFGIHQIKQKAHSRYATKFLLYLSIVLLGLGAIVGVSKLGRAPVYAQDKETENPLLKHADWIFIQSTYNRIKTAGTETIKELEKNVIEAQKKADELHAKTLISRELSDYLKTLLSEKLEITKQRLQDKKPDMKKMLPSTVKNLQFQGKILKEFARDISRNDSWLAQMMKDAVKENFLQMKGMSFDERIKAGNLKRVEYKETVTALMDNLFVYYRRSIPGSILNKPTEDEPEFTTKYGVIPFDDEEIAPAPKQSAIKNIKGSLLFKDAGKDWDKARENIGLFTTTVLENQTNETVEIIFTNGMTAEISKQEILVGWELDVGFKATPELKDKITGLIKQLGDDNWDVRDKATEKLKKIGPVAKELLEEALKTATEPEVKMRINALLKDIAEKLKSIGTEPIQDNLATKVPQFEPLLPPPPVYGSRPK; encoded by the coding sequence ATGGAAAAAGCGTTGAATATTGCCCTGTTTTTAATGGCTTGCGTTGCCGGGACATTCCTGTTTGTATTCGGCATACATCAGATTAAGCAAAAAGCCCATTCCAGATACGCCACAAAGTTTTTGCTTTACCTGAGCATTGTTCTTTTGGGGCTGGGCGCGATTGTCGGGGTAAGCAAACTGGGGAGGGCTCCGGTTTACGCCCAGGATAAGGAAACGGAAAACCCGCTGCTTAAACATGCAGACTGGATATTTATCCAGTCGACTTACAACCGAATAAAAACCGCCGGCACAGAAACAATCAAAGAACTGGAGAAGAACGTGATTGAGGCGCAGAAGAAAGCGGATGAACTGCATGCCAAAACGCTGATTTCGCGGGAACTGAGCGATTATTTAAAGACCCTGTTAAGCGAGAAACTAGAAATAACGAAACAGCGGCTTCAAGATAAAAAACCGGATATGAAAAAGATGCTGCCTTCAACCGTTAAGAATCTCCAGTTCCAGGGCAAGATTCTGAAAGAATTTGCCCGCGATATCTCCCGGAACGACTCATGGCTGGCACAGATGATGAAAGACGCGGTTAAAGAAAACTTCCTGCAGATGAAAGGGATGTCTTTTGACGAACGGATAAAGGCGGGAAACCTTAAACGCGTGGAATATAAAGAAACCGTAACCGCGCTTATGGATAATTTGTTTGTATATTACCGCCGTTCGATTCCCGGTTCTATTTTGAATAAACCAACGGAAGACGAGCCGGAATTCACCACTAAATACGGAGTGATTCCTTTTGACGATGAAGAGATCGCTCCCGCTCCAAAACAGTCAGCAATAAAAAACATCAAGGGCTCGTTGTTGTTTAAAGATGCCGGTAAGGATTGGGATAAAGCCAGAGAAAATATCGGCCTGTTTACCACAACCGTTTTGGAAAACCAAACGAATGAAACAGTAGAAATTATTTTTACCAACGGCATGACCGCTGAAATCAGCAAGCAGGAAATTTTGGTCGGCTGGGAATTGGATGTCGGGTTTAAAGCCACTCCGGAATTGAAAGATAAGATAACCGGCTTAATCAAGCAATTGGGCGATGATAATTGGGATGTCAGAGATAAAGCAACGGAAAAACTGAAGAAAATAGGCCCGGTTGCCAAGGAGCTTTTAGAGGAAGCCTTGAAAACAGCCACTGAACCGGAGGTCAAGATGAGGATAAATGCTCTTTTGAAAGATATTGCGGAGAAGCTCAAATCCATAGGAACAGAGCCTATTCAGGATAATCTGGCAACCAAAGTCCCCCAATTTGAACCTTTACTGCCGCCGCCACCGGTTTACGGGTCAAGGCCGAAATAA
- a CDS encoding AAA family ATPase — MRIAITGKGGVGKTTLAALLARSFADDGKKVLAIDADPVSSLAFAMGFPNPDKIKPLSEMSSLIEERTGAKPGTLGQMFKLNPTVEDLPEKIAHEYNGIKLVVMGGIKAGGSGCVCPESALIKALVRHIILDRDEVVIMDMEAGIEHLGRSTADSVNVMVAVVEPSIKSIQAALKIKQLAKQIGIKNIRAVGNKIRNDSDKELVRKDLEGIKIIGFLPFSLDILSADQSHASNGIQMKDPRLISELKKIRGGLN; from the coding sequence ATGAGGATTGCAATTACCGGTAAAGGCGGAGTAGGCAAGACAACCCTGGCCGCATTGCTCGCCCGCTCGTTCGCGGATGATGGGAAAAAGGTCTTAGCGATAGACGCCGACCCTGTTTCGAGCCTCGCCTTTGCAATGGGCTTCCCCAATCCGGATAAAATCAAGCCGCTAAGCGAGATGTCATCCTTGATAGAAGAGCGCACCGGCGCCAAGCCCGGCACGCTCGGCCAGATGTTCAAGCTTAATCCCACGGTGGAAGACCTGCCGGAAAAGATTGCGCATGAATATAACGGTATAAAACTCGTTGTCATGGGCGGGATCAAGGCCGGCGGCTCGGGCTGCGTCTGCCCGGAAAGCGCGCTTATCAAGGCGCTCGTCCGGCATATTATACTGGACCGTGATGAGGTCGTGATTATGGATATGGAGGCCGGTATCGAACACTTGGGCAGGAGCACCGCGGATTCAGTCAATGTCATGGTTGCGGTTGTCGAGCCGAGCATCAAAAGCATCCAGGCCGCTCTCAAAATAAAACAACTGGCCAAGCAGATAGGCATTAAAAATATCAGGGCGGTCGGGAATAAAATCAGGAATGATTCGGACAAGGAATTGGTCCGTAAGGATCTAGAAGGGATAAAAATTATCGGGTTTCTGCCTTTCAGCCTGGATATCCTTTCTGCCGACCAATCACACGCTTCAAACGGCATCCAGATGAAAGATCCCCGGCTTATTTCAGAGTTAAAAAAGATAAGAGGCGGATTGAATTAA
- a CDS encoding ATP-binding cassette domain-containing protein, whose translation MTILETQSITRRFGDLTAVDNFSLAVKKGECFGLLGPNGAGKTTLIKMLITLLPPSSGSATVGGFDIIKQDSSVRRIIGYVPQMISADGSLTGYENLYFFARLYDITRKESKLRVNDALAFMGLSDVSDKLVRKYSGGMIRRLEIAQSMVHRPLIMFLDEPTVGLDPIAREAVWKHIRNLQSEFGTTIFLTTHHMEEADELCDRVAIMHLGKMVALGTPKELKKSIEKPDATLNDVFIHYAKSELTSEGNYREISRTRRTAKRLG comes from the coding sequence ATGACGATATTGGAAACGCAATCTATCACCCGCCGTTTCGGCGATTTAACCGCCGTGGATAATTTTTCGCTCGCCGTCAAAAAGGGAGAGTGTTTCGGCCTCTTGGGCCCGAACGGAGCCGGCAAGACCACCCTTATCAAGATGCTCATCACCTTATTACCTCCTTCTTCCGGCTCGGCAACGGTCGGAGGTTTCGATATAATCAAGCAGGATTCTTCTGTCCGCAGGATTATCGGCTATGTTCCCCAGATGATTTCCGCGGACGGCTCTTTGACCGGATACGAAAACCTTTATTTCTTCGCCCGGCTTTACGATATCACTCGCAAGGAATCCAAGCTTCGGGTGAATGACGCCTTGGCTTTTATGGGCTTAAGCGATGTCTCCGATAAGCTCGTGCGCAAGTATTCCGGCGGGATGATTCGCCGCCTGGAAATCGCCCAGTCCATGGTGCACAGACCTCTCATTATGTTCCTGGATGAGCCAACGGTTGGCCTCGACCCGATAGCGCGCGAGGCGGTCTGGAAACATATCCGGAATCTCCAGTCTGAATTCGGCACAACCATATTCCTGACCACGCACCACATGGAAGAGGCCGATGAATTATGCGACCGCGTGGCGATTATGCACCTGGGCAAAATGGTCGCCTTGGGCACGCCGAAAGAGCTTAAGAAATCCATAGAAAAACCTGACGCCACCTTGAACGACGTCTTTATCCATTACGCCAAAAGCGAATTGACTTCAGAAGGGAATTACCGTGAAATCTCAAGGACCAGACGCACCGCAAAAAGGCTCGGATAA
- a CDS encoding endonuclease/exonuclease/phosphatase family protein translates to MGKGFRCILITLILTLSLSCVHRVLRKPEEPTGPHFKIVTWNVNWGMPQSNETLRILRDINADIICLQETTPDWERFLSVGLEGIYPFIDFRHEGGAGGQALFSKKPFKELKYILPAKGWFPGWVNEFETDIGSIQILSVHLHPTLNNKGSFSIGAYLSTPEIRLGEIQTLFSHLKKETATIVLGDFNESDSSDAIEWAVKQGYTDALAEFDYKSKTWEWQTSYITLKKRFDHILYSKKLYCLNAMVIHGGGSDHFPVVAVFEKRAIK, encoded by the coding sequence ATGGGTAAGGGCTTTCGTTGCATATTAATCACGCTAATTCTCACCCTGTCTTTATCCTGCGTTCATAGGGTGTTAAGAAAACCGGAGGAGCCGACCGGGCCGCACTTCAAAATCGTGACATGGAATGTTAATTGGGGCATGCCCCAGTCTAATGAAACGCTCCGGATATTGCGCGACATAAACGCGGATATCATCTGCCTTCAAGAAACCACTCCGGACTGGGAAAGGTTCTTATCTGTCGGACTAGAAGGCATTTATCCATTTATTGATTTCCGCCATGAAGGCGGCGCCGGAGGGCAGGCGTTATTTTCAAAGAAACCCTTTAAAGAACTTAAATATATCCTGCCGGCTAAAGGCTGGTTTCCAGGCTGGGTCAACGAATTCGAAACCGATATCGGGTCCATACAAATCCTGAGTGTCCATCTCCACCCAACGCTTAATAACAAAGGCAGTTTCAGCATCGGCGCTTATTTATCAACACCTGAAATACGCCTGGGCGAGATACAAACGCTCTTCTCGCACCTTAAAAAAGAAACCGCCACGATTGTCCTGGGTGATTTTAACGAGAGCGATTCAAGTGATGCGATTGAATGGGCGGTCAAGCAGGGATATACCGATGCACTGGCAGAATTTGATTACAAAAGCAAAACCTGGGAATGGCAGACGAGTTATATTACACTAAAGAAAAGATTCGATCATATCCTGTATTCCAAGAAATTATACTGCCTTAACGCAATGGTAATTCATGGCGGCGGCTCTGACCATTTCCCGGTAGTTGCCGTGTTTGAGAAAAGAGCAATTAAATAA
- a CDS encoding DUF3568 family protein, whose translation MKNIIFCLLLGVLVLSSGCLAAFVGLGAVGVYSYSQGELERTYPADFPKTWEATMTTLEQLEFEIGNRQKDNINGHLTAKMADGTPIYAKVKMVSSDATSVGIRVGTFGDRAISEHIHDKIRDKLRIPEGESK comes from the coding sequence ATGAAAAATATTATTTTCTGCTTATTGCTGGGAGTTTTGGTTTTATCATCCGGCTGTCTGGCAGCCTTTGTGGGATTAGGGGCGGTGGGGGTATATTCATACAGCCAGGGGGAATTGGAAAGGACATATCCGGCGGATTTTCCAAAGACCTGGGAAGCGACCATGACGACATTGGAACAGCTGGAATTCGAAATCGGCAACCGCCAGAAGGATAATATTAACGGGCATCTGACCGCGAAAATGGCGGATGGCACGCCGATATACGCCAAGGTCAAGATGGTTTCAAGCGACGCAACCTCGGTGGGCATTCGGGTAGGGACTTTCGGAGACAGGGCGATTTCCGAGCATATCCACGATAAGATAAGAGACAAATTGAGGATTCCGGAGGGGGAGAGTAAGTAG
- a CDS encoding glycine--tRNA ligase subunit beta, which yields MPNLLLEIGTEEIPAGYLTPALAQMEQSFKALLEESRLACGKIYTTGTPRRMVLFAAGLPLSQTSFSKEILGPKIAIAFKEDGKPTEALIGFARRYQTKPEDVKVKDSDKGKVCYILQTVRGEKIEAVLARIIPALINKLSFPKSMWWQDKAFSFARPIRSLVVLLGRKVIKISLSDIASSNKTRGHHILNNKPITISSADYSQYKKALLRASVMVDHDERREEIHQLLLHALKKHGSKFTETELLDEVTNLVEYPEVLECEFEHEFLALPAAVLESAMKSHQRYFPVRDVHNKLLSKFIVITNGGKDRKLVREGNERVLRARLTDARFFWEKDKKIPLASKTENLKQMAFLGRLGSFYDKSQRIKQIGLFICSELNYGSDITLTVSRAAELCKTDLLTEMVGEFPDLQGIMGYEYSRIQGAAEEVAIAIKEHYLPRTADDAIPKSTSGIVLSLAEKFDNITACFVAGFEPTGSQDPYAVRRQVLGVIRIIEENGLPLPSIRKLMLFALEQIQRTIQTLADKNRIQFGQSREYADKIMAFFQERLINRHVDEQHPHDLVQAVLNSGFDNMSLFKTRLKDLVKLHTHASWPKLVEVVERTYNIQKASQASGAVRDELLREKEEHILWEAYRNNKDQIQSLISQQKYYDASILYAKVFAEPVHTFFDKVFVNVPDQMLKNNRILMMRHINKLYSEHIADLSQVVSGKATVK from the coding sequence ATGCCAAACTTACTGCTTGAAATAGGGACAGAAGAGATTCCGGCCGGTTATCTTACCCCGGCTTTAGCCCAGATGGAGCAGTCTTTTAAGGCGCTCCTGGAGGAATCGCGCCTGGCCTGCGGCAAAATCTATACAACCGGCACCCCGCGCCGCATGGTCCTCTTTGCCGCCGGGCTGCCTCTCTCACAGACTTCTTTCAGCAAGGAAATCTTAGGTCCCAAGATCGCCATCGCCTTTAAAGAAGACGGCAAGCCGACCGAGGCATTAATCGGATTCGCCCGCCGTTACCAGACCAAGCCCGAAGATGTCAAGGTCAAGGATTCGGACAAGGGAAAAGTCTGTTATATTCTCCAGACCGTCCGCGGCGAAAAGATAGAGGCGGTTCTCGCGCGCATCATCCCCGCTCTTATAAACAAGCTCTCCTTCCCCAAATCAATGTGGTGGCAGGATAAGGCATTCTCCTTTGCCCGCCCTATCCGCTCCCTGGTAGTATTGCTGGGCAGGAAAGTCATAAAGATATCACTATCAGATATCGCGTCATCCAATAAAACCCGCGGGCATCATATATTAAATAACAAGCCGATTACGATAAGCTCGGCTGATTATAGCCAGTATAAAAAAGCCTTATTACGCGCCTCGGTCATGGTTGACCACGACGAGCGGCGCGAGGAAATACATCAATTGCTACTCCACGCCCTGAAAAAGCACGGCTCCAAATTCACGGAAACGGAATTGCTTGATGAGGTCACCAACCTCGTCGAATATCCGGAGGTATTGGAATGCGAATTCGAGCATGAATTCCTGGCACTGCCCGCGGCGGTTTTGGAATCCGCCATGAAAAGCCACCAGCGCTATTTCCCGGTGCGCGATGTCCACAATAAATTGCTTTCCAAATTCATCGTCATCACCAACGGAGGCAAAGACCGGAAACTCGTGCGTGAAGGCAACGAAAGGGTCTTAAGGGCGCGCCTGACCGATGCCCGCTTCTTCTGGGAAAAGGATAAAAAGATACCGCTTGCCTCCAAAACGGAAAACCTTAAGCAGATGGCGTTCCTGGGCAGGCTCGGCTCTTTCTACGATAAATCCCAAAGGATTAAGCAAATCGGACTTTTCATCTGCTCCGAGCTTAATTACGGTTCGGATATCACCTTGACCGTCTCCCGCGCGGCGGAACTCTGCAAGACCGATTTACTGACCGAGATGGTCGGCGAGTTCCCGGATTTGCAGGGCATCATGGGCTATGAATACTCGCGCATCCAGGGCGCCGCGGAAGAGGTTGCCATCGCCATCAAAGAACATTATTTACCGCGGACCGCGGATGACGCCATCCCGAAATCAACCTCCGGGATAGTACTTTCGCTTGCCGAGAAGTTTGATAATATCACGGCCTGCTTTGTCGCCGGATTCGAGCCGACCGGTTCGCAGGACCCTTACGCGGTGCGCCGTCAGGTGCTGGGCGTTATCAGGATAATCGAGGAAAACGGGCTTCCACTGCCCTCTATCCGGAAACTGATGCTCTTTGCACTTGAGCAGATACAAAGGACGATACAAACATTGGCGGATAAAAACCGGATTCAGTTCGGGCAATCGCGGGAATACGCGGATAAGATAATGGCGTTTTTCCAGGAACGGCTGATTAACCGCCACGTGGATGAACAGCATCCGCACGATTTGGTGCAGGCGGTGTTGAATAGCGGGTTTGACAATATGTCCTTATTCAAGACGCGCCTGAAGGATTTGGTGAAACTGCATACGCACGCCTCCTGGCCCAAGCTGGTTGAGGTGGTGGAACGGACTTATAATATCCAGAAAGCATCGCAGGCCTCGGGCGCGGTCCGTGACGAGCTTTTGAGGGAAAAGGAAGAGCATATCCTGTGGGAGGCATACCGGAATAACAAGGACCAGATTCAGTCGCTCATCAGCCAGCAGAAATATTATGACGCCTCGATTTTATATGCCAAGGTATTTGCCGAGCCGGTGCACACGTTTTTTGATAAGGTGTTTGTGAATGTGCCGGACCAGATGCTGAAGAACAACCGGATATTGATGATGAGGCATATAAACAAGTTGTATTCCGAGCACATCGCCGATTTGTCACAGGTGGTTAGTGGCAAGGCCACCGTTAAGTAA
- a CDS encoding rhomboid family intramembrane serine protease has product MFIVLPVGDVNSRRTFPFVNYLLAAVNCYVFFAYGLDEDFIYQYALIPERLEPLTFLTSMFLHGSLAHLIGNMLFLLICGDNVEDKVGHFGYLVLYLVSGLIASGAHVVTHYASDIPTIGASGAVAGILGSYLAFFPFSRIKFWAIFLIFPFSFYMPAIVFLGFWFVQQLLLSYAEISYNMPSGMAYWAHAGGFAFGLFVSIILRMLGVGSTERKRERK; this is encoded by the coding sequence ATGTTTATCGTGCTGCCCGTCGGCGATGTCAATTCGAGAAGGACTTTCCCATTCGTTAACTACCTTCTGGCCGCCGTCAACTGCTACGTCTTTTTCGCATATGGGCTGGACGAGGATTTCATCTACCAATACGCCCTTATCCCGGAGAGATTGGAGCCGCTTACCTTCCTTACATCTATGTTCCTCCACGGGAGCCTGGCGCACCTTATCGGCAATATGCTCTTCCTTTTAATCTGCGGGGATAACGTGGAAGATAAAGTCGGACATTTCGGCTACCTGGTTTTGTATCTGGTGAGCGGGCTTATCGCCAGCGGGGCGCACGTGGTGACGCATTACGCCTCCGATATACCGACCATCGGCGCTTCCGGAGCGGTTGCCGGAATACTCGGCAGTTACCTGGCCTTTTTCCCCTTCAGCCGAATCAAGTTCTGGGCAATCTTCCTTATCTTCCCCTTCTCCTTTTATATGCCGGCAATCGTGTTCCTGGGCTTTTGGTTTGTCCAACAATTATTGCTTTCCTACGCGGAAATAAGTTATAATATGCCGTCTGGCATGGCTTACTGGGCGCATGCCGGCGGCTTTGCCTTTGGGTTATTTGTATCTATTATTTTGAGAATGCTGGGCGTTGGAAGCACAGAGCGAAAGAGGGAGCGAAAATAA
- a CDS encoding isoaspartyl peptidase/L-asparaginase, which translates to MKNPSTSRRTKVIIVAHGGTGSPLTLKDGTDKAAREALKAFKKTGSVLEAAVAGVMSMEDDPRFNAGTGSYLRLDGKSIEMDAAVMDSNGALGAVAVIQRVKNPVKVAYALVGSPHTFLSGKGATDFARLKGFPDYDPSTQKAIKLYAKRMRQMKTNKLPQWITQKWEEKKNLRFLKAYLKGVHDTVGVVARDGKNNFAVADSTGGTSFMLSGRIGDTPLVGCGFYAGPFGAVASTGIGEEITKKMLAREIYQKMAERFSAQHACEWGVKLYPKEMPIGVIAVSLDGYGIASNQQMAATAIVK; encoded by the coding sequence ATGAAGAACCCTTCGACTTCGCGCAGGACTAAAGTAATCATCGTCGCGCACGGCGGGACGGGCAGTCCGCTTACTTTAAAAGACGGCACGGACAAGGCCGCCAGAGAGGCGCTGAAAGCCTTTAAAAAGACCGGTTCGGTCCTGGAGGCGGCAGTTGCCGGCGTGATGTCCATGGAAGATGACCCGCGCTTCAATGCCGGGACGGGTTCGTATCTGCGCTTGGATGGCAAGAGCATAGAGATGGATGCCGCGGTAATGGATTCCAATGGCGCGCTCGGCGCGGTGGCGGTTATCCAGCGCGTCAAGAACCCGGTTAAGGTAGCTTATGCGCTGGTCGGCTCTCCCCATACATTCTTATCCGGCAAGGGCGCGACGGATTTCGCCCGACTGAAAGGTTTCCCGGATTACGACCCTTCAACCCAAAAGGCGATAAAGCTTTATGCCAAGCGCATGCGCCAGATGAAGACGAACAAGCTTCCCCAATGGATTACCCAGAAATGGGAGGAGAAAAAGAACCTGCGGTTCCTTAAGGCATACCTAAAAGGCGTGCATGACACCGTCGGCGTGGTGGCGCGGGACGGGAAGAATAACTTCGCGGTGGCAGACTCGACCGGAGGGACCTCTTTCATGCTGTCTGGAAGAATCGGGGATACGCCGCTGGTCGGATGCGGATTCTATGCCGGGCCGTTCGGCGCGGTGGCATCGACCGGAATCGGGGAGGAAATCACCAAGAAGATGCTCGCCCGCGAGATATACCAAAAGATGGCGGAAAGGTTCTCCGCCCAGCATGCCTGTGAATGGGGAGTGAAGCTGTATCCGAAGGAGATGCCCATCGGCGTTATCGCGGTTTCGCTCGACGGGTATGGGATTGCGTCGAATCAGCAGATGGCGGCAACCGCCATTGTGAAGTGA